In Phycisphaerales bacterium, the sequence CGTCGGGTCTGGGGGGGGATGGGGGGAGGACGAGCAGGAGGGGGGAGTCGTAGGGGTGGGGAATGGCTCCGTGATCGTGAACCAGGCTCGGACGGGATGACTCCCGGCGGGCTGCAAGAGGGAAGCGAGGTCCCGGGCGATGGCGAAGAAGACCTCCAAGAAGGCCGCGAAGCCTGCGGCGAAGAAGGCGGCGGCCAAGGCGTCGAAGCCGGCGGCGAAGTCGTCGTCCAAGTCTGCCGCGAAGCCCGCCAAGAAAGTGGCACCCAAGGCCGCGAAGTCGGCTCCCAAGGGCACCTCGAAGGTTGCGGGAAAGGCGAAGGCTGGGGTGAAGGCTGGGGCGAAGGCCACCGCGAAGTCAGTCGCGAAGACCAACACGAAGGCGGCCCCGAAGGCCGACGCGAAGAAGATCGCCTCGAAGAAGGTGGAGTCGGCGAAGGTTGATCCCAAGAAGGGGGCGGGGAAGGGTGCGGCCGGGAAGGGGACACAGGCGCCCGCTCCGGCTCCAGTGACGGGGAAGAAGGGGAAGGCCAAGACGCCCAAGGGTGTGTTTGTGTCGGCGGTGCCGGCGCATATGACGCGTCTGTTGCCGCTGGGGCCGACGGGGCAGCCGACGGGGAACGCCTCGGGCCACTCGTCGGGGAAACACACGTTCAAGCCGCTGATCCCGTCGGGGCCGAAGGCGGCGAGCATCCGACCGCTGGGGGCGCAGTCGCCCGAGCCCGAGATGCCCGAGGTGCAGAAGGTCAAGAGCCCGTACGGCAAGCGAGACCTGGAGAAGTTCAAGCAGTTGCTGCTCAAGAAGCGCGCGGAACTGGTGGGGGATGTCTCGCAGATCGAGGAGGGGACGCTGGGGCAGAGCAGCGGGGCGCTGTCGAACAATCCGCAGCACATGGCCGACGCGGGGAGCGACACGTATGACACGACGCTGGCCCTGGACCTCGCGGCGGCGGACCGGAAGTTGATCCGCGAGATCGACGCGGCGTTGCAGCGCATCGCGAATGGAACGTTCGGCGTCTGCGAGATCACCGGCAAGCCGATCAACCCGGAGCGGCTCGACGAGTTGCCCTGGGCGAGGTATTCCATCGAGGCGGCGCGCGAGATGGAGCGTCGCTCCATGCGGGTGTAATCGTTCATGGCGGACGCCGCGACGCCAGCCTCGCCTGTATCGGCTCCCCGACCGACGGGTATCGACGTGGCGAGTTGGACGAGCGGGCGTGCGTGGGCGTGGCTGCTCGGCTCGACGGCGGTTTCGCTGGCGATCGATCTGTGGACGAAGGCGGCGGCGTTTGCGCGGGTGGCCGACGCGCCGGTGGATGTCGTGCGTGAGCGCGTGGTCGAGATGCAGAACTCGGGGCGTTCGCTGCAGTCTCTGATTCCGCCGCACGAGCCGGTGAGGGCGCTGGGCGACTGGTTGCATCTGACGCTGGTCCTGAACCCCGGGGCGGTCTTTGGGATCGGGGCGGGGAAGCGGTGGTTCTTTGTGGTGTTCACGTTGATCGCCGTCGCGTTCGGCGTGTACCTCTTCAAGACGTGGACGCGGGCGCGGGACACGATGGCGCACGTCGCGCTGGGGCTGGTGCTCGCGGGTGGGCTGGGGAACCTGTACGACCGCCTGGTGTTCGCGTGCGTGCGGGACTTTCTGCATCCGGTGCCCTTGATGAAGATGCCGCTGGGGCTGAAGTGGCCGGGCGGGAACGACGAGTTGTGGCCGTATGTCTCGAACGTGGCGGACCTGTGGCTGATTGTGGGCGTGGGGTTGCTCCTGATCTTCTCGTTTCGCGGGCATGCGGAGCCGAAGGAGCCGGCGAAGGCGGACGCGGCGGGGTGAGTGGGCGAGATAGTGGGGCGAGATTCAAGCGTTACGACACTCGGGGCGAGGGCGGTCGTGGCGGTGTTGATGCCGGCCTTCAGGCGTTGGTCGTCCGGGGTGGTCTCCTAAACTTGGCGAGTCACGCGGCATGGGTCGCGTGATTGGTGGACTTTGCTTTGGGTCTGGTGCCTGAGGCTTTGGTGGTCGAGTTCGGGTCTGTGTGCCGCACGTAGCTCAGGTGGATAGAGCAGCCGCCTTCTAAGCGGCAGGTCGCTGGTTCGAGTCCAGCCGTGCGGGCTTGTTCGATTGGGTGGTGCGGGTTTGGAGTGTGCCTCCAATGTGTCGTTTGATTGCATCATCCGCGTGGAGGCGTGCGGATCTTGGGGTATGTTTTCGTGAGCGTCGTCGTCTCGTGGGAGTGATGCGATGGATCGCGGAAAACCAGGACCGGGGCAGGTACGCTCGCGATGGTCGTGGTGGTTCATCACGAGATGGATGATCGCCGGCGCCGTCTTTCAGGTTGTCATGGCGTGGCATCTCGCGTGGAATGGCGATGCGATGAGCGTGCGAATGCGAGTGCCTCCACCGGGCACGAGGGAGGTGTCGAACGCGCCGGGTCGCGTGATTCGATTCTTGACCCTGGCTCGCGAGTGCGTGGAACGTGTGAGCGTTGAGCGTGGGGTCCCGAATCTACAGATCGTTGTGGCGTGGTCCACGAATCGCGGCGTCTATTCACCCACGTGGACGATCACGCGATACGACGATCTAAACGCCAAGGTCTCACGTGGCCGGCTGGAGACTTCGTGGGAGCCGGCGTGTTATCTCGTCGTTGAATACGGCTTCCCGATGCGTGGGCTCGCGGTCGATATGCCGCTTTCGTGGAGGGGACCGTATGAAGCGGGACCGGGCGCCGATGATCTTCGCCCGTCTGTGCCGATCGATGAGATCGATCCAGGCGGCACGTGCGTGGGCCTTTGGCGTGGAGGCCTCGCCGTGGAGGAATCCCGATGGCCACTTCCGACTGGGGTGCTGCCCCTGGGTTTCCTGGTGAACTCATTCTTTCATGGTTTGCTTGCGTGGTCGGCGCTGACCGGCACGGTTCACTTTGTGAAGTGGTCGCATCAACGGGCCGAGGAGCAACGTCGGCAGCAAGAAGAGCGGCGACGCCTCGGCGGGGTGGTAGTGAGACTGGTGCCGCACTGCCCCGAGTGCCGATACGAGGTGCGCGGGTTGGTCATCGACGAGGGGTACATCCGGTGTCCGGAGTGCGGGCATCTCCACCGGGCGGAGATGGAAGACGACGAGGTTCGCGTACGGATCGAGCGGATCGATCCTTCCTTTCGCTGATTGGGTCAATCGGACCGTCATTCAGGCATCTCTGCGCCCGACTCAGTGTGAGAATTTTGACTCCGATTCGAACCGGGCATGGGCCGATCAAGTATGCTAGTCGAGCCTGTATCCGGCTTGTGTCTGGTCGGAGCATGCCCTTTGGAGTTCATTGATCATGCCCACGGAACGCTCATGGTTTCGGCTGCTTGATGCGCTTCTTCGTGGCGAATCGACTCGCGATCCGGTCGGGCTGACCGAGCGGTTGCCGCTGCGGCGGTTCACGTTGTTGGGCGTGGGGCTCGGGGTCGCGTATGGCGTGTTCATGGGCCTGTACGCGGTGACATGGCGGTGGGGGACCGCTGGGGCCGTCGATGGATGGAAGCAACTCGCGGCGGGGGCGTTGAAACTTCCGGCGCTCTTCTTTCTGACACTGCTTGTCACGTTCCCGTCGCTCTATGTCTTCAGTGCGCTCATGGGGACGCGACTGGGATTCCTGGCCACGTTGCGTGTGCTGGTGTCGGGGATCGTCGTGAACTTGTGCGTGGCGGCGTCGCTCGGGCCGATCGTCGGGTTCTTCACGCTCAGCACGAATGACTATTCGTTCATGGTGCTCCTGAACGTGATCGCCCTTGGTGTGGCGGGTCTCGTGGGGATGGGGTTTCTGCTTCGAACGATGCGGAGCCTGGGGCGTGGCGACGGGCGCTTGGCGTGGGAGTCACACCCGGATGTGCCTGGTGAGATGTCCCACGGTGCGGCTGGGAACGGGCCACTACCACTGAACACGGTCACGGTGCCTGGCGCGTCGAACGGCCGGGGTGGCGTGATGGGGATGTTCGTGATCTGGATGTTCATCTATGGCCTGGTCGGCTCGCAGATGGGGTGGATTCTGCGGCCGTTCATTGGGCATCCGAATATGCCCTTCGTGCTCTTCCGCGCGGCCGAGGATGGGCGCACGGGGAGTTTCTTTGAGGCCCTGTTCCAGACGCTCGGGCGGCTGCTCGGCGTGAACTAAGGCTGCTCCTGCAAAGCGATGCCACCTCTCGCGATCATGTCACGGTTCACACGAGTTGCCGCATGGATGGACGCGGAACTGCTGGTGCTCGGCGGTGTTGCGTCGTCGCGTGCGCACGTTGCGCACTTGTCGGCCCGAGGTCTCGTCGTGGTGGCGCTCGTGTGCGGTGCCTTGTACGGCGGCGTGATGGGATCGTGGGATCTCTCGGACTCGCAGCGTCTCCTGCAGGTGGTCTATGGCGCGATCAAGGTGCCGCTGATGGTGGCGGTGTCGACGCTGCTGTGTCTGCCGGGATTCATCGTGTTGAGCACGATTCTTGGGCTTCGCCACCAACTGGGGCGGTCGCTCGGCGCGATCCTCGCGTCGCAAGCGTCCTTCACGATCGCGCTGGTGAGCCTTGGGCCTGTGACTCGATTCCTGTATTCGTCGGGGCTTGACCATCGCGGGGCGATCCTGATGAATGGCGTGATGTTCGCGCTCGCGACGTTCATCGCCCAACTCGTGCTCCGCCGGCGGATGCGTGTCCTCGTCCGTGAGGCGCCCCGGCAGGCGATCATGCTGTGGGTGTGGGGCGTGCTGTATGTCTTTGTCGGGATCCAGATGGGATGGATGATGCGTCCCTTCATCGGCACGCCGGGGAGGCCGATCACGTTCTTCCGTGAGGAGCCGTTCAGCAACGCGTACATGGCGCTCATCGACATCATCGCTCGGTAACAACATGCCAGCGAGCCCCTTGTTTACGAGACGGCGCTCAATCAGGCCGGCAATGATCCACCATGTCAACGGATCTGACGTGGATCGGGCGCGTGTTCACCTCGTGGTGGATGTTTGGTGGCGGCGTCGCGCTCGCGTTGGGCGGGGGATGGTTGCTCTGGCGGGCGATCGGGCGTGACTGGTGGATCGGTCGGCGTGAGGCCAGCAAGGGCACCCCCCGGCGGCGGTGCCCGAGGTGCTGGTATGACCTGGCGGGGCTGACGGCACTCTCGTGTCCAGAGTGCGGGCACGTCGCGGCGAGCGAGCGGGCCTTGCGGCGATCACGACGGCGATGGGGCGCGGCGGGTGTCGCGATGGTGCTGGGTGTGCCGTTGGTGCTGAGTGTGTTCGCGCGATGGCATCAGCCGATCCTCGCGTTTGTGCTGCCGGAGCGAATTCTGAAAGAGCGGCGAGAGTTCGGTGGTGGGGGCGGTGTGGGTCGTGGAGGCTCGGGCTTGTTGCGCGCCGAAATTCTCACGCCGCTGTGGGTCAACTGGCTCGAGCGGGTTGGGTTGCGATATGAACCAACGGAGATGGAGGACCTCGCGATCGTGACGATCGATAGCGAGCGTGTGTACGAGAAAACTTCGCGCGTGGGGTCGCTGGGCCTGCCCATGTGGACGAGCGGCACGGAGAGTTTCATCGGTAACCCGATCGATCTCGATGCCGACGGGACGGAGGAACTCGTCGTTGCGTCATGGTCGGGCGGGGCGCACTGCTGCTGGACGGTGGCGATCTTTGAACTTGGTGCATCGCCTCGACTCATCGAGGAGATCGACGCGCAGAATGGGATGGGGATCGTCAAGGAAAGCGACGTGAC encodes:
- a CDS encoding TraR/DksA family transcriptional regulator; amino-acid sequence: MAKKTSKKAAKPAAKKAAAKASKPAAKSSSKSAAKPAKKVAPKAAKSAPKGTSKVAGKAKAGVKAGAKATAKSVAKTNTKAAPKADAKKIASKKVESAKVDPKKGAGKGAAGKGTQAPAPAPVTGKKGKAKTPKGVFVSAVPAHMTRLLPLGPTGQPTGNASGHSSGKHTFKPLIPSGPKAASIRPLGAQSPEPEMPEVQKVKSPYGKRDLEKFKQLLLKKRAELVGDVSQIEEGTLGQSSGALSNNPQHMADAGSDTYDTTLALDLAAADRKLIREIDAALQRIANGTFGVCEITGKPINPERLDELPWARYSIEAAREMERRSMRV
- a CDS encoding signal peptidase II codes for the protein MASWTSGRAWAWLLGSTAVSLAIDLWTKAAAFARVADAPVDVVRERVVEMQNSGRSLQSLIPPHEPVRALGDWLHLTLVLNPGAVFGIGAGKRWFFVVFTLIAVAFGVYLFKTWTRARDTMAHVALGLVLAGGLGNLYDRLVFACVRDFLHPVPLMKMPLGLKWPGGNDELWPYVSNVADLWLIVGVGLLLIFSFRGHAEPKEPAKADAAG